From the genome of Setaria viridis chromosome 1, Setaria_viridis_v4.0, whole genome shotgun sequence:
acctACCAGGTAAAATCCTATAGCTAGAACATCCTGTTCAATTTCGGCCATGCATCTTCTCCTAGTGGATCTTATTAGTGATTGGAATTTGTTGCGAGTGTTTCATCATATCTAGGAAGCGCCTCTTCGTTTTTCTATGGATCTTATAACCTAGGTTTTTTGTTATGAGTTTGGGGTTTCCTCGATACAAAGCTTTCTTATCGAGTATTTCCGTCCAAGATTTGTTCTCCGCTACCTGGATTTGAACTACATGAAATGGTCCTATATTTTTCGTCAGATCTTCATCCCTGTCTTCCCGTCATCCCGTGTCTTGGAATTTTGTCCACATCTTGATCGATTCGATTCAAAGGATCCGGTCGTCACATGTTGCACTTACTAGCTAGTACTTCATTTAAAGCCTGTAGCCTCACCTGAGTGAATTCTCTTCAATTCAGGTAAAAGAGTAGAGAGAGAGCACTGAaccatcttttctttcttcacttGCTACATATTCTCCGCAAATAAATTCATTTCAGGCACATACTAGTTTCTTAGTCATGATCGTGTATTTATTTATCAGTTAAAAAGCATAGATTTTAATTAATTTCCGCAAGATTATTCCATGTTGTTCGTGAGCAGCTATCTAGGCAAGCTAGCTGTTTATCCTCTCCACCCTTTGCTGTCTCACTCTCTCTTACCTAAACAGATAGCGGCCATGGCACACGATCTATGCCAATTCCTTTGTTCGCTATATCTCTTGCTGCAAACGTCCCTTTGCTCCTTTGTGCTGCTCAAAGTCTCGTGAAAATATTCTCTCCCCCGTTGCCTTATTTTGTCCGTACCCTCACCAAACCAAAAGCAAGGCAAAACACACATATTCTCCGATCCAGCTGTGTATACATTAATCAGCTAgtaaccatgcatgcatgcctaaTACTAACTTGATGATCTATCGATCAGATCCTGACGCGGAGGTGATCGCGCTGTCGCCCAAGACGCTGATGGCGACGAACCGGTTCGTGTGCGAGGTGTGCAACAAGGGGTTCCAGCGGGAGCAGAacctgcagctgcaccggcgcgGGCACAACCTGCCGTGGAAGCTGAAGCAGAAGGACCCGCTGcaggcgcagcgccgccgcgtgtACCTGTGCCCGGAGCCGACGTGCGCGCACCACGACCCGTCCCGCGCCCTCGGCGACCTGACGGGCATCAAGAAGCACTTCTGCCGCAAGCACGGCGAGAAGAAGTGGAAGTGCGACAAGTGCTCCAAGCGCTACGCCGTGCAGTCCGACTGGAAGGCGCACTCCAAGGTCTGCGGCACCCGCGAGTACCGCTGCGACTGCGGCACCCTCTTCTCCCGGTACGTGCGTCGTTCATCCCATGCTGTGCGTGCTTCATCAATTCCGTGCGTGTATCGTCTCTTCTGTACGTGTACGTGCGTGTCGTCACCGTCGATCTAGCTCTAGGCCTACTATATATGTGTGCATCGAGTTAGTACGTGTAACTTGGTACGTGTACCTGGATGTCTTCCAGTCGATCTGCTGCACGGCACGGTACTATCTGGCAagtacgcatgcatgcatgatcaaGTCAATGCAATGCAAGCCTAGTCATTCTCGTTCTCGCATTACTGCATTAGCTACCAGTTCCCGTGCATTCCGAGTGCTAGATCGAAGAAGGCACCACCATGCATGACGTCACGCATGGTTCGGCGCGCCATGGACGTATCCTACTGCACACATCAGCATTGCTTTCCGCATCGCATGCatgacgcgcgcgcgcgggcgcctcCCGTGTGCTAGCTAGCAATACCTAGCTGCAAATTGTTCCGTGGCATGCATAATAAAAGGTacagcggcgacgacgacgctgcGGATGGCCTGCCACTGCACGCGCTTTGGCTTCGGTGAACGCGCAAAGAATGTTTAGTGCTGCGTAATTTGGGCTTAGGGTTTTGTCTCGGCGCGTacccaacaacttttgtttGTGTTGCGcccgtggaggagagagaaagtaTTGGCAGCAGGGCCGCCAGCGCCAGGCAGGCAGGCAACTGCATGCACGTGAAGTGGCCGTTGTCTCATTGTCTGCTCCTACTAGCTGCATACCACTAGATGCGAACGAATGTCTCGAGAGTTTTTCTTGCATGCTAGCCCACCACCATCAAGCCCTGATATGGCTTAAAAAGCCAAGACACTACTGGTACAATAATCTCTCCATGTATACGAAGAAGTGAACCATGCAGAGACATGCACACTCCCCCAGCACCCAGCAGTAGTAGTGTCATGTAAGCTAGCTAGCGTAGTAGCCTTGCCTGTTTGCACATGAGCTGGCTAGATGCCGTGCAGGGCGCCAGGGCCATCCGTTGGTCGTGTCAGGGAGCCAGCAGAGGCCAAGGCTCACAGTCCAGTCACAGCTTTTTTTCCTTGGGTACACGGTACTGACGACCGATCCATGCCCGTCCAGGCCCTCACATCTCTTCAGAGTTCACATGCACTGCAAACTTTCGGAGCAAAGCAGGCAGAGATACGCGCGCGCGCTCGCACTCACGCGCGCACATTGATGGAATCGGGGCTGCTGGGGGCGAGTGGTCACGCCGCTATCGTCTTTCACTAGTTTGGCATGAATCTATCTGGTGGGAAACGAGCACATATGGAATGCATTAGCAGAAGCTGCAATCTAGTGATTGGGGCTGGGGCCTATCCTCTCTTGCATCAATAATTTTGGGGAACCGGGGGTCTAGAGGCTAGCCGCTAGGAAAGCTGCTTGTTATATTAAAAAGAGGATGGAGACCTTTAAAGGtaaaaaatgtacaaaattaCAGCgattataaaaaaagaaaagtgacACAAAGGACAGTAAGGGGGGTGGGGGTGCAGCAATAGACATTAGGATCGATGCACTAGGTTTGCCAGGTACTTTACCCCAGCTATCATCCACATGAACACCTCATCTTTAATGAGTTGTGTGACCTGTTGAGTGGTCGCTTCTTTGTGGTCGAAGATCCTAGCGTGCGCTCCTTCCATACTACCCAACATACTAGGATAATGAGTGATTTCAGCCTGCGCCGATCCGTGCACACTGTTTTAGCCAGTTCCGACCACCATTGATGCACTGAGACTGTTTGTGGCCACCTGTGCGGAAGCAAGTTGCTTGTGGATGTCCAATGGACCATTTCTCCCCAAATCCGCTTGGTGAATCTGCATTCGGTGAAAAGGTGGGTCGCAGTCTCTGTTGTTCTTCTACATAGGGGGCAGTTTCCAGAGTTAGCCTATCCCCGATCTTGTAGTCTAACAGATGTTCACACTCGGTTTTGTACCAGTAGCCATACAAAGAATTTGCATTTCGAAGGGCCCTAGCTGCTAGGAATATACATATAGGCTTTGATTTCGTGTGGGTGTTTTTTCCCTCAAGAAAATCATCCCTGCACATTGTATATATGTGGGTACATGTGGTATTCTACTAGCCGTTCAGAGTACTTTAAGGGCATTATGCTTGATTAGTTCGAGTACTGACGTATAGTATGCACATTTGGCGTTCATGTATTCATAAGTACAAACACAAAAACCTATTGTCTCCCttttgctttcttcttcttcttggagaaCTTCTTTGGTTTCTTGGAAAGTGAGCTTTTGCCACGAAGCTTTCTGATGTCTGGTGGTGATGCCTCCATGCTCGCCCATGGCAATCTCTAATGTCAACTTGTACAATGTTTCCCTCTGCCTTTTCCTCTTGGAAGCTTGCCGCTATTAGGAACCTGCTATCAATTATAGCATGACAACCTACCTGCTACTCTTTTCCACTTTTTCCTCCTTGATTGATGACATGAGTTTATGGGATCTCGAGCTGCCATCGAGTGTGGAACAAGTGCAGTGAACAAAGTTCAAGTCAGAATTAAGGAGTTGGAAGTCTTTTTAGGCCATGTTTGGATCTATTAGTGCTAATAGTTAACTGACTAGTAGCTAATAGCTGCTAACTATTAGTTAGCTCTATTATTAGTACGGGATATTTGGTTGGATAGCTgtttgtttgtgaaaaatgtcTACAATACTAATGCACTCGTTGGGAAAGGATGCTAATAGTTAGTAGGCCCATGAGCACGTTTGTTTGAATTCCCACCTGCTATTTTCATCTAACTAATAGCACTGATGGATCCAAGTAGACATTACTAAACACACTCTCGTGATTTTTCGTAAAGACCTAAACATTGCGAAATGGCAACTCAAAACCAACATATACATTAGGAAATAGAGTTTAAGAACAGGTAGACTTAATTACACATTAGCATGATATGAAAcgatttcatttcaaaaaaatgatatgaaaAAAAGacaagttcttttttttaaaaaaaagaaacatgatGCCACTTAGAAATGCTGGTTCTTGAAATTCTGCATGGGCACGGTGTGCCATATATACACTTCAAATAATGTTTTGATTAAACCTTTTAGACGTGTTCTGAAAACTCGTGTTTGCCGATTGATCTGATGCAATTCATGACATTTTCAACAACTTCCTCTCTCTCTATCATTGCTTTTAAATTTGTACGGACTGTATGGCACCAAGAAAATTCTGCACATGAACAATTTTTCACATGCATGCGTTCTTTCACTGTGACGCTGTCCTTCTTGTCGTGCTACCGCATTTCACGTGCAACTTACGTTTGGTTTTGCACGTCACAAGCGCTCGATCCGTGCACACATATTGCCTCGTGATCCAACTGTTACTGACTTGTCAATCACATGCATGCACACGTGATTGCATGCATCCATTCCATGCAGGAGGGACAGCTTCATCACCCACAGGGCTTTCTGCGACGCCCTCGCCCAGGAGAGCGcccggctcccgccgccgggccTCACCGCCAGCCACCTCTACGgcgccaccagcgccgccaaCATGGCGCTCAGCCTCTCGCAGGTCGGTTCCCACCTCGCATCCACCCTTGGCGGGGACGCGCACGGCCACCACCAggacctcctccgcctcggcggcggcggcggcgccgcgggccgCTTTGACCATCTGCTGGGCCCGTCCGGCGCCTCCGCGTTCCGACCCCTGCCGCCCCCGCCATCGTCGGCGTTCCTCATGGGGGCGCCGCAGGAGTTcggagacggcggcgatggCACTGGGCCCCACGTGTTCTTGCAGGGCAAGCCGTTCCATGGCCTCATGCATCTGCCGGATCTCCAAGGcaacggcgccggcggtggtccGTCGGCGTCGTCAGCTCCGGGTCTCTTCAACTTGGGCTACATCGCAAACAGCGCGAATAGCTCACGTACTTCCAGCCACGGCCATACAAGCCAGGGACACCTGACCAGTGACCAGTTCAGTGaagggggaggtggtggtggtgccggcggctCTGAGTCATCGGCTGCGATGCTTTTCAGCGGCGGAGGGAGCTTCGCCGGCGGTGACCACCAAGTTGCTCCTGGCGGCGGGGTGTACAATGACCAGGCCGTGATGCTGCCGCAGATGTCCGCGACGGCGCTGCTGCAGAAGGCGTCGCAGATGGGCTCCAGCTCgagcgcgcccggcggcgcgtCCGTTTTTGGGGGCCTCGGGGGCTCGTCTGCACCGCCATCCGCCGCGCACGGCCGGGGCCCCATGCTCGACCAGAGCCAGATGCACCTGCAGAGCCTGATGAACTCGCTGGCTGCCGGCGGCatgttcggcggcggcgccaacaGCGGCGGCATGATCGACCCAAGGATGTACGACATGGATCAAGATGTGAAGTTTAGCCAGGGCCGTGGTGGCGCTGAGATGACGCGCGACTTCCTTggcgtcggcggcagcggcggcgtcatGAGGGGGATGCCGGTGGTCAGAGGGGAGCACCGTGACGGTGCCAGTGACATGAGCTCCTTGGAGGCCGAGATGAAGTCGGCCTCGTCGTCCTTCACTGGAGGCAGGATGCCATAAGCTTATGCTCGCATAGTGAGAGAGTACTAAGCAACCTGGCATGCATGCAAACAAGGGTGTTGTACTGAATCCGTTACAGCAGGTTGTTATAGTGTACACTGTACAATGCATGGGAGTGTAGTATAAGGTCGACTGCATTCCATGCAAAAAGGGACGAAGAGACggggtttgaactttgaagacATGCATGCTGAGCAAGGGGCTTCTTTGCTACTAATCCAAGAGGTTAGCTAGATCAAGTAGAACCGTGAGATGATCTAATTGGTGCATGCTTGGTGGTGGTAATTCATGCCTCAAATGTTTTGTTGTTTTCTCTATGTGTAATTGGTTTAATTATACTGGAGGAGATAGTATATTTAGCAATAATGTTGTAGCTAGCTAGGTTAGTATTGGCTTATTGGGGATGATAAGATTCATGCCTCCCAACTGTTTTCTAtttgttgttttttcttctgcAGCGCTGCTTACAGTACCCTTTAATTTGGAGCATAAGCATTGTTCTTGCTTCTTACAAGACAGTTAATAATCACATCTTAGCCATGTGGACATATAGTACTCTTGACATATGTTTTTCAAGTGTTCACAATGTTTCTTTTCCCCAGTATAGTTAATGCTTATCAGTGTGTACCgggtaaagaaaaaaataattagatgCTTACCTGTTAGCAGATTGTTATATTTGATACTTTTTTTAATACTATATACCTAACATTGATGCTATAGTTATATGTACACATATCATTGCTATTAGATTCACCTTTTCTCTACACGACAGGAAGTGCGTGACCACGAATTCATTTAAGAGTGAATTCGCTCTGTGCCACAAAAATGAACATCAATCACCTTAGTGTCATATATTTTTGTGAACTTTCCTCGGTGCCATAACATCTAAATTTTATCCCCCCTTAGTGCCACATCCGTTAGGAAGTTGCTATACTGCTGTTAAATTGATAGGAAAAAGGCTATTTGCCCCTCCAACACAAATGATGAATATTTGGGCTCTATGTGAAAGGATCGagatgtcgcctagagggggCTGAATAGGTGAGTTGACCAATTTATAAAACTTTAACCCACTCGCAGCACTGCCCAGGCCAAACCGATCAAGCCGGTTcaccaaaccggtcagaccggtccaggTAGGGTGGCACACCAAGTGCTGCTCGAGTCCCTCCTTGACTTCTAGCACCAACCAAACTTAGAGAGTGGTTTATGTAGATGATTTCCAGCAGGGCAAAGTAGTCCCTGCACACAAGATAAGCATACCTAAGTAGATCGAAGCGGAAGTACAAGtaaattgctagaaatcaacaagtgaaGCAAACCAAATGAAGACacgaggatttgtttatccgaagttcagattcactgcaatgaatcctacgtctccgttgagtagcctattggaatacgagtctaattcaactcccttccaacaagccgggtctctttcaaccactttcctcatctccactagatgatctttttccttgcggaGGTAAGATCGCGGCCCCCATaaacttgccgctgctcaccacaccttagGAGCTAGCTGGtgacgcctagccgtctaggaggcacacctccaagagtaacaaatgcttcaaaggcTTTCTCGACgcgaaccacaagtgctcaagatATGGATTGCTCTTTTCAACTCACTAATGCTCACATAAGATCACTCTCTTAACCTAACTTAAAGATTTCTCAAAaatcactcaagtctcacaaagagaggttggggagagATTTTCTAGTCACTAGATGATGTCAAGAGCGTGTGTAACCAGCAACCCACCAAGGAGGGGGCCAAGGGGTATATATACCTCCACAAAccagaaactagccgttagagttgatcaaaccggtcagaccggttgctagaccggtcagaccgatctAGTTTGAAAAATTAGCTGCTGCCCTTGGGTCGATCAGACCAGTTTGGCTGAATTAGCCATTAGCTCACTGAACCCCtagaccagtcagaccggttgaCCGGTCTGCCAAACCGGTGAGACCAGTTTGGCTGAGTTAGCCCAAAAACTCTTATCACTCTCGGTCCACCCACTGGTTGAACCAACCATTGTTAGCTGAGCTGGGACAGTTAGCATACTCGAGGGTTTTCTGAAGGCTAtctcacataggtcaactaagagcactttTTGGTGTTGTAAAtcagctaatgttgcatccctcttgatagaacgacatacctatactcaagaataaatataaacaccatatcatccacttgagcttATAAGTCATCATCCCATGCCATACTTTGATTAATTGTCACTTGAGTTAGTCAGTTGAGGGTTCTCAGCAtagctatcatcttgagcacatccatcttgagCTAGTCACTTAAGATTTTTCCTtgttcatgataagatatacttgaatccttaagtcactccattttatcaATCACAATAGACTAGATGCATTGTATTGCTTCCCTTGGtaaggcttagatatgatacttcgaaacccctcggatactagccacttcaccttagcaaaacgCACATTGTCCAAGCCGTCACTTGACTaaagcttgcttagtccctcgctctagtacctcgcttgatttcttcacctattcttaCCACTTTGAGTTAAGTTTtgcttttgacatcaacaaCGAAATCTCATTTGAAATCATCTTcgaatgcttgttcttgattgataaagaataTCTCATGAATTGTAAACTTCCAATAACAAGACTAATATGTAACATATAAGCTCATGTCTTTTTATCAAATgcacatgaagtcttgcaatatCCATTTGTAAATATCACTCTTCTTTTCTTAATGATCCCTTTACTTGTCGATCAAGCTATCACATCATTTGAAGGCTTATAGATTAACCATAAAAcatatccccaagttttacttcaCCCTTGCTTGTTATTAATCATATAATTTAATCATGGGATTACATATGTGCTTGCTTTTTTTATTGTGAGCCATATAACACATATTCAACTTATGAGACAATATcacatcataaatatgagaataaaatcctgctcacaatcttaagcaaataagttagtcctttaatcattttgtcattcaattcaccaaaacccacttagggtcctagatgcactttcactATACCCTTCACTGCCATATAACAGATAAAGATGTCACTTAGATAAATTTTACAATGACGGTTAGTGCCACAAATGACATAATATTTTATAATAAAATCAATTTGACATATAAACACAAAGTGAGATAGCATTGTAAAATTGAACATGTCATAGCTGACATCAAGTTTATCATCAGATAGCATTCACGAGTACCAAAATGACATGTCATAGCTGACATGATACATGAGTTTCATGTTTCTCATCACACAGATAGCATGAGTTTCAAGTTTCTCATCACATACATAATGCAAATCTGATCACATATACCAAGCAAAATAAGAGACAAGACATGCAGCTGGAAATTCATTCTAGAATTTTCCTTTTGCTTCTAGTGCCCATTGCAGGGCCCTTAGGAGTCTTGCTTCTAGTGCACATGGTAAGGCTTTGAGGTGGCACCAAATCTTGCTTCTTCTTTGCGTTGCTTGTAGCCTTTGCCTTCTTAACCTTTGATTGCTTTATTGCTTTTCCTCATATCTTTCTCTTCTCTTTCAGCTTAACTTCAGGTGATGGTGTAGAACATGGAAGGTACTGAATGATGAGAGGCTCAGGTTGGCTTGAGCCACATGCAGACCTACACATGAAGAAAATGTACTTAAATAGATGCATTGAAATAAGCTAAAATAATTGAAGTCAAACTGATGTACTCAAACAAAATTAAATTTAACTTACTTATCAGTTGTAGTAGAGCTCAAGTTATTTGAACATCCTTGGTTGTAGTAAGAGTACAAGTTAGCTACTGAATTTAgtaaatctgaaaaaaaaattcacaagtTATGTTGCTAGGAGCTCACCTTGGAGGAAAACACATTGGTGTGGGCTTTGAGCTAGAGCCAACAGCTACAATACTGTTCTCAGTTTTattgcttttcttcttcttgtttggtGGCCCCCTACATATTAGAATTTATTATTAGTACATAAATGCCTACATTACAACAGGGAGTGCATATTAGTACAGAGCT
Proteins encoded in this window:
- the LOC117866420 gene encoding uncharacterized protein; this encodes MASNSSAAAVAALFGIRDGGDHQDQIKPLLTQQQLPPAPLLSAAASSSAGSGQAPAASPPVKKKRNLPDPDAEVIALSPKTLMATNRFVCEVCNKGFQREQNLQLHRRGHNLPWKLKQKDPLQAQRRRVYLCPEPTCAHHDPSRALGDLTGIKKHFCRKHGEKKWKCDKCSKRYAVQSDWKAHSKVCGTREYRCDCGTLFSRRDSFITHRAFCDALAQESARLPPPGLTASHLYGATSAANMALSLSQVGSHLASTLGGDAHGHHQDLLRLGGGGGAAGRFDHLLGPSGASAFRPLPPPPSSAFLMGAPQEFGDGGDGTGPHVFLQGKPFHGLMHLPDLQGNGAGGGPSASSAPGLFNLGYIANSANSSRTSSHGHTSQGHLTSDQFSEGGGGGGAGGSESSAAMLFSGGGSFAGGDHQVAPGGGVYNDQAVMLPQMSATALLQKASQMGSSSSAPGGASVFGGLGGSSAPPSAAHGRGPMLDQSQMHLQSLMNSLAAGGMFGGGANSGGMIDPRMYDMDQDVKFSQGRGGAEMTRDFLGVGGSGGVMRGMPVVRGEHRDGASDMSSLEAEMKSASSSFTGGRMP